The following proteins are co-located in the Halarcobacter sp. genome:
- a CDS encoding response regulator: MNEIDTSTFKVLYIEDEDLAREKFGKFLNRRFGEVVLCANGVEGFMKFQEYFTKDSKFDLIISDINMPKMDGLEVLDGIRQYDTEVPVILITARSESEQMLKAINLHVESYILKPIDFDVVNMTLDKVSKDIYYKKMFEKQNQEMETYLEIIDQEALVSKTDSKGKITFVNDGFCEVSGYTREELIGNAHNIVRHPDIPKNFFEEMWETIKNGNVWNGIHKNLAKDGTTYFVNSKIFPIFELDKTTIKEYMAVRFLVTNLEEQKRESHKNFLSQLTNLKKLINSLTKEKETLQKTVRDLEFRISGFDEKYRVSEAKRKELHSQLEAYEKNKLEYNKMDLMTKKDKTKQFEEIYKSYNQLKGKLNRAEKEIKEKDKLYQSKVEQIDDLLSKEIKLTKRISDLKDLVTNLQKENTQVIKNKKILPF; the protein is encoded by the coding sequence ATGAATGAGATTGATACTTCAACATTTAAAGTTTTATATATAGAAGATGAAGACTTGGCAAGGGAGAAATTTGGTAAGTTTTTAAATAGAAGGTTTGGTGAAGTTGTTTTATGTGCAAATGGGGTTGAGGGGTTTATGAAATTCCAAGAATACTTCACAAAAGATTCTAAATTTGATTTGATTATTAGTGATATAAATATGCCAAAAATGGATGGATTAGAAGTTTTAGATGGGATAAGACAATACGATACAGAAGTACCTGTAATATTAATTACTGCGCGTTCAGAATCTGAACAAATGTTAAAAGCTATAAATCTACATGTAGAAAGTTATATTTTAAAACCTATTGATTTTGATGTAGTAAATATGACTTTAGACAAAGTATCTAAAGATATTTATTATAAAAAAATGTTTGAAAAACAAAACCAAGAGATGGAAACATATCTAGAGATTATTGATCAAGAAGCTTTAGTTTCAAAAACAGATTCAAAAGGTAAAATAACTTTTGTAAATGATGGTTTTTGTGAAGTTTCTGGATATACAAGAGAAGAACTTATAGGAAATGCTCATAATATTGTAAGACACCCAGATATTCCAAAAAATTTTTTTGAAGAGATGTGGGAAACTATAAAAAATGGTAATGTTTGGAATGGGATTCATAAAAACTTAGCAAAAGATGGAACAACTTATTTTGTAAACTCAAAAATATTTCCAATTTTTGAACTTGATAAAACTACTATTAAAGAATATATGGCAGTTAGATTTTTAGTAACTAATTTAGAGGAACAAAAAAGAGAAAGCCATAAAAATTTTTTAAGTCAATTGACAAATTTAAAGAAACTTATAAACTCTCTTACCAAAGAGAAAGAAACTTTACAAAAAACTGTTAGAGACTTAGAGTTTAGAATTTCAGGCTTTGATGAGAAGTATAGAGTTAGTGAAGCAAAAAGAAAAGAGTTACACAGTCAACTTGAAGCCTATGAAAAAAACAAATTAGAATACAATAAAATGGATTTAATGACTAAAAAAGATAAAACAAAACAATTTGAAGAGATATACAAATCATATAATCAGTTAAAAGGTAAATTAAATAGAGCAGAAAAAGAGATAAAAGAGAAAGATAAACTATATCAAAGCAAAGTTGAACAAATCGATGATTTATTATCAAAAGAGATAAAACTTACAAAAAGAATTTCTGACTTAAAAGATTTAGTTACTAATCTTCAAAAAGAGAATACTCAAGTAATAAAAAACAAAAAGATTCTACCTTTTTAA
- a CDS encoding HAMP domain-containing sensor histidine kinase: protein MLVNNLAITYKCYSSIGNSLDLPLMMKEVLRTFVSETYAVYGLYSIEEDDDIKELASFGKIDNFDPFLYDDYKEVINKIYEEDKIILILRLEYGSMYLVIKQLNLDVEFFISMFESFINKLNLSIKSCLNVHKMKKNNELLREQKKELEAANKSKDDFLANMSHELKTPLNSINVISSVMKENKNGNLSARDIKNLEIIQSSGNYLLDLINDVLDLSKLESGRIVVDYSEINLLTLLDEIYNMFLPQTKEKGINLYFEFDKEIEPNIYSDEKKIKQIVKNLLSNAIKFVEKGKSIYLRVKDEDEQINISVKDEGIGIPQNRLSDIFDRFKQADSSTTRKFGGTGLGLAITKELLELLKGSIFVKSKVGIGTTFYVTIPKNSDAIKCLDILTLDDEYNKKKKIVEIEKQAISKNILIYNTDAVKFINIVITLQKDHKLTQVRDMEELLEKIDNNFDVLIVDSNGISKHELNILKETYKKDIYVIKDNIVDIPDIIDFIGR, encoded by the coding sequence ATGCTAGTAAATAATTTAGCAATAACATACAAATGTTATAGTTCCATAGGGAACTCTTTAGACCTTCCTTTGATGATGAAAGAAGTTTTAAGAACATTTGTAAGTGAAACTTATGCTGTTTATGGTCTATATTCAATAGAAGAGGATGATGATATTAAAGAGCTTGCATCATTTGGAAAAATTGATAATTTTGATCCTTTTTTATATGATGATTATAAAGAGGTAATAAATAAGATTTATGAAGAGGATAAAATTATTCTTATATTAAGATTAGAATATGGTTCTATGTATTTAGTTATAAAACAATTAAATTTAGATGTAGAGTTTTTTATCTCTATGTTTGAAAGTTTTATAAATAAATTAAATCTTAGTATAAAGTCATGTCTAAATGTACATAAAATGAAAAAGAATAATGAACTTTTAAGGGAACAAAAAAAGGAGTTAGAAGCTGCAAATAAATCAAAAGATGATTTTTTGGCAAATATGAGTCATGAGTTAAAAACACCACTAAATTCAATAAATGTAATCTCTTCTGTAATGAAAGAAAATAAAAATGGAAATCTTTCTGCTAGAGATATTAAAAATCTTGAAATCATACAAAGTTCTGGTAATTATTTATTAGATTTGATAAATGATGTTTTAGACCTTTCAAAATTGGAATCGGGGAGAATAGTAGTTGATTATTCAGAAATAAATCTACTAACACTTTTAGATGAAATTTATAATATGTTTCTTCCTCAGACAAAAGAAAAAGGTATTAATTTGTATTTTGAATTTGATAAAGAGATAGAACCAAATATATATAGTGATGAGAAAAAAATAAAACAGATAGTTAAAAATCTATTAAGTAATGCTATAAAATTTGTAGAAAAAGGTAAATCTATCTATCTGCGTGTAAAAGATGAAGATGAACAAATAAATATCTCAGTAAAAGATGAGGGGATAGGAATTCCTCAAAATAGATTAAGTGATATATTTGACAGGTTTAAACAAGCTGATAGTAGTACTACAAGAAAATTTGGGGGTACAGGTTTAGGTTTAGCTATTACAAAAGAGTTATTAGAACTTTTAAAGGGTTCTATTTTTGTTAAAAGTAAAGTTGGAATAGGTACAACATTTTATGTAACTATACCTAAAAATAGTGATGCTATTAAATGTTTAGATATTTTAACTTTAGATGATGAATATAATAAAAAGAAAAAAATAGTTGAGATAGAAAAACAAGCAATTAGTAAAAATATACTTATTTATAATACCGATGCAGTTAAGTTTATAAATATAGTTATAACATTACAAAAAGATCATAAACTAACACAAGTTAGAGATATGGAGGAACTTTTAGAAAAAATAGATAATAATTTTGATGTTTTAATTGTTGATAGTAATGGTATATCAAAACATGAATTAAATATCCTAAAAGAAACTTATAAAAAAGATATTTATGTAATAAAAGACAATATTGTAGATATACCAGATATAATAGATTTTATAGGGAGATAA
- a CDS encoding FIST C-terminal domain-containing protein, with amino-acid sequence MKSIKYYEKLEVFIDTNKNSKSKFFLLVAENFNFNFDLLNYSGLDFKGAIVPQIVYEDFNTDRGMVACELDDSIGAFILEDMTTIDIDKEQLQEFDSIMLIVDGLSKHITTFLEAVFQTLPMKSEIIGGGAGKLTFKQEPVIFSKNGMFQDAAIILAGKSTLSVGVENGWEYLEGPFIVTSAEKNILKSLNFKNAFDVYKEFVEENSGLKFDEMDFFDIAKAYPLGIVKFNNEIVVRDPIGLDENGNMILVGDIEQNSTVNILKGEKEKLIKSSSVAINNAIKKVDDLNTIKHIVLFDCISRTIFLEKYFKKELASIKEPVPNRRVFGALTLGEIANNGNEYINFYNKTCVVGALC; translated from the coding sequence ATGAAAAGTATTAAATATTATGAAAAATTAGAAGTTTTTATTGATACAAACAAAAATAGTAAAAGTAAATTTTTTCTTTTAGTTGCTGAAAATTTTAATTTTAATTTTGATTTATTAAACTACTCAGGTTTAGATTTTAAAGGAGCAATTGTCCCTCAAATTGTTTATGAAGATTTTAATACTGATAGAGGGATGGTTGCTTGTGAACTAGATGATAGTATTGGAGCTTTTATCTTAGAAGATATGACTACAATAGATATAGATAAAGAACAATTACAAGAGTTTGATTCTATTATGCTTATTGTAGATGGTCTTAGCAAACATATTACCACTTTTTTGGAAGCAGTGTTCCAAACACTACCAATGAAAAGTGAAATTATTGGTGGTGGAGCAGGTAAATTAACATTCAAACAAGAACCTGTAATTTTTTCTAAAAATGGAATGTTTCAAGACGCAGCTATAATTTTAGCAGGAAAATCAACTTTAAGTGTTGGGGTTGAAAATGGTTGGGAGTATTTAGAGGGACCATTTATCGTAACTTCAGCTGAAAAAAATATCTTAAAATCACTTAATTTTAAAAATGCTTTTGATGTTTATAAAGAGTTTGTTGAAGAAAATAGTGGTTTAAAATTTGATGAGATGGATTTTTTTGATATTGCAAAAGCATACCCTTTAGGAATTGTAAAATTTAATAATGAAATTGTTGTAAGAGATCCAATTGGTTTAGACGAAAATGGGAATATGATACTTGTAGGAGATATTGAACAAAATTCAACGGTTAATATTTTAAAAGGTGAAAAAGAAAAATTGATTAAATCTTCATCCGTTGCTATAAATAATGCAATAAAAAAAGTAGATGATTTAAATACAATAAAACATATAGTACTTTTTGATTGTATTTCACGAACAATATTTTTAGAAAAATATTTTAAAAAAGAATTGGCAAGTATTAAAGAACCTGTACCTAATAGAAGAGTTTTTGGTGCTTTAACATTAGGTGAAATTGCAAATAATGGAAATGAATATATTAATTTTTATAATAAAACTTGCGTGGTGGGTGCATTATGCTAG
- a CDS encoding cache domain-containing protein, with product MKFITEKNISKMIIYIFIIIMSTMIFLISYFYVKNTYEDFERQMEKSVQDQYRSQKSILKKEINTIIDIINYNATKSDEDETELKADTVRLLNNITFDRDKSNYIFVYEILNMNGGDNFAKLLVNPNRPDLLGKPISTNYEDTNGKRFREEFMNEIRIFGESYTEYSYNKVYTNEARQKLSYFKYFPRWNWVIAVGVYVDDIEKEIAKNKEHLTKRVQNQVFQNILLFLLFLSMAIVISIIVSQKIDEVLKRYKKSVQSKSKALKELNETLEKRVEEEIDKNREHEQLLVQKSKFIALGEMISNIAHQWRQPLSELSTIFMFIKFKYNLGQLDEELMKKKSKEADAVLEYMSHTIDDFRNFFMPKKEKEKFSLKIAMDSIMTIISSSLSNNNINITICIDNEVVLNTYLNEFQQVILNIISNAKDVLIENNVENPWIKIDAIIDQEDRVIIYIEDNGGGIKIEPKSKIFEPYFTTKDDSDGTGIGLYMSKIIVEKSMHGKLKVREAEFGARFEIILPK from the coding sequence GTGAAGTTTATTACAGAAAAAAATATCTCAAAAATGATAATTTATATTTTCATTATTATTATGAGTACAATGATATTTTTAATCTCATATTTTTATGTTAAAAATACTTATGAAGATTTTGAAAGACAAATGGAAAAGTCAGTACAAGATCAATATAGAAGTCAAAAAAGTATTTTGAAAAAAGAGATAAATACTATTATTGATATTATAAATTATAATGCAACAAAAAGTGATGAGGATGAAACTGAATTAAAAGCAGATACAGTAAGACTTTTAAACAATATTACTTTTGATAGAGATAAAAGTAATTATATCTTTGTTTATGAAATTTTGAATATGAATGGTGGAGATAATTTTGCAAAACTTTTAGTAAATCCAAATCGTCCAGATCTTTTAGGAAAACCGATCTCTACAAACTATGAAGATACTAATGGCAAAAGATTTAGAGAAGAGTTTATGAATGAAATAAGAATTTTTGGTGAATCATACACAGAATATTCATATAATAAAGTTTATACAAATGAAGCAAGACAAAAACTTTCATATTTTAAATATTTCCCAAGATGGAATTGGGTTATAGCAGTTGGTGTTTATGTTGATGATATAGAAAAAGAGATTGCAAAAAACAAAGAGCATTTAACTAAAAGAGTTCAAAATCAAGTTTTTCAAAATATTTTACTATTTTTACTATTTTTATCAATGGCAATAGTTATTTCTATTATAGTCTCACAAAAGATAGATGAGGTATTAAAGCGTTATAAAAAAAGTGTACAATCAAAATCTAAAGCTTTAAAAGAGTTAAATGAAACTTTAGAAAAAAGAGTTGAGGAAGAGATAGATAAAAATAGAGAACATGAACAACTTTTAGTACAAAAATCAAAGTTTATAGCACTTGGTGAAATGATTTCAAATATAGCTCATCAATGGAGACAACCTTTATCTGAGTTATCAACAATATTTATGTTTATAAAGTTTAAATACAATTTAGGTCAATTAGATGAAGAGTTAATGAAAAAGAAATCTAAAGAGGCTGATGCTGTTTTAGAATATATGTCTCATACTATTGATGATTTTAGAAATTTCTTTATGCCCAAAAAAGAGAAAGAAAAATTTAGTTTAAAAATTGCTATGGATTCTATTATGACTATTATCTCTAGCTCTTTATCAAATAACAATATAAATATTACAATTTGTATAGACAATGAGGTGGTTTTAAATACTTATTTAAATGAGTTTCAACAAGTTATTTTAAATATAATTAGCAATGCAAAAGACGTATTAATTGAGAATAATGTTGAGAATCCTTGGATAAAAATAGATGCAATTATTGATCAGGAGGATAGGGTAATAATTTATATTGAAGATAATGGTGGAGGAATAAAAATTGAACCAAAATCAAAAATCTTTGAACCTTACTTTACAACAAAAGATGATAGTGATGGAACAGGAATAGGGCTATATATGTCAAAAATAATTGTTGAAAAAAGTATGCATGGTAAATTAAAAGTTAGAGAAGCTGAATTTGGGGCAAGATTTGAGATAATCTTGCCAAAATGA
- a CDS encoding response regulator transcription factor yields MENFKDYEKNIRILLVEDDYHTQIKLVKILNRVYDDIVVAKNGDEALTIFRAYHLQNKSFDLVISDINMPIMDGINLLENVRQIDELLPFIFVTAQLDVDTLLKVVKLDIDNYILKPIDVNTLLQSIDKTIKKSFKRRFFATDKEKLYLNKELYWDPVEKSIYKKEEQIKLTKKEIMFLDMLCSRINQVVSTDDIIYTLWEDSLEIDSSISNLKNLISRIRIKIPNLNIENVYGLGYKLRMQHE; encoded by the coding sequence ATGGAAAATTTTAAAGATTATGAAAAAAACATTAGGATTTTGTTAGTTGAAGATGATTATCATACACAAATTAAGTTAGTGAAAATCTTAAATAGAGTGTATGATGATATTGTTGTTGCAAAAAATGGAGATGAAGCTTTAACCATTTTTAGAGCGTATCACTTACAAAACAAATCTTTTGATTTGGTTATTAGTGATATAAATATGCCTATAATGGATGGGATTAATCTTCTAGAAAATGTAAGACAAATAGATGAACTTCTACCTTTTATATTTGTAACTGCACAATTAGATGTAGATACACTATTAAAAGTAGTTAAACTAGATATTGATAATTATATTTTAAAACCTATTGATGTAAATACTTTATTACAAAGTATTGATAAAACAATTAAAAAAAGTTTTAAAAGAAGGTTTTTTGCAACAGATAAAGAGAAGCTTTATCTAAATAAAGAACTATATTGGGATCCAGTTGAAAAATCTATTTATAAAAAAGAAGAACAAATAAAACTAACAAAAAAAGAGATAATGTTTTTAGATATGTTATGTAGTAGAATAAATCAAGTAGTAAGTACAGATGATATTATCTACACATTATGGGAAGATTCGCTTGAAATTGATTCTTCTATATCAAATCTAAAAAACCTTATTTCAAGAATAAGAATTAAGATTCCAAATTTAAACATAGAAAATGTCTATGGACTGGGATATAAATTAAGGATGCAGCATGAATGA
- a CDS encoding hybrid sensor histidine kinase/response regulator, whose product MKNKFSILILDDVEENIYSLQLLIEEFDVDIYTALNATDAIQILMDNDIDLILSDIQMPDIDGFQFVEYIKGIDKLKDIPIIFITGIYDKDAYQQKGYDLGVIEYISKPIDVNLLSSKLKVYIDLFHKNKETKESLQEANKLVVHNTKMASIGEMIGVISHQLKQPLNILSLYCDDIKYSYDYGELDKEAIDDFSENTKLQIHHMRDTIDGFLEFFKADKDKKSFSIRKTLDGSFELVDSIIKKNNVELNIDFQNDFTLKGVEMELTQVLMNIVTNSIQAFQDRNVDDRKITLEVYSKDDKNYLTISDNAGGIDEQDLEKVFDPYYTTKSEGTGIGLYMVKLVVKNSFEGNLTLENSNVGVKFIMEFDKIQE is encoded by the coding sequence ATGAAAAATAAATTCTCAATTTTAATTTTAGATGATGTTGAAGAGAATATTTACTCTTTACAGTTGTTAATTGAAGAGTTTGATGTTGATATATATACAGCACTTAATGCAACAGATGCAATTCAAATTTTGATGGATAATGATATTGATTTAATTTTAAGTGATATTCAAATGCCAGATATTGATGGATTTCAGTTTGTTGAATATATAAAAGGGATTGATAAGTTAAAAGATATACCTATTATATTTATTACAGGTATTTATGATAAAGATGCTTATCAACAAAAAGGTTATGATTTAGGTGTTATTGAGTATATCTCTAAACCAATTGATGTTAATCTTTTAAGTTCAAAGCTAAAAGTATATATTGATTTATTTCATAAAAATAAAGAAACAAAAGAGTCATTACAAGAGGCAAATAAACTAGTTGTTCATAATACAAAAATGGCTTCAATTGGAGAAATGATTGGCGTAATCTCACATCAATTAAAACAACCTTTAAATATCTTGTCTTTATATTGTGATGATATTAAATATTCGTATGATTATGGAGAATTAGATAAAGAAGCAATAGATGATTTTTCAGAAAATACAAAACTTCAAATTCATCATATGAGAGATACAATTGATGGTTTCTTAGAATTTTTTAAAGCAGATAAAGATAAAAAAAGTTTTTCAATTAGAAAAACATTAGATGGAAGTTTTGAATTAGTTGATTCTATTATTAAGAAAAACAATGTTGAACTGAATATTGATTTTCAAAATGACTTTACATTAAAAGGTGTAGAGATGGAATTAACCCAAGTTTTAATGAATATAGTAACGAACTCAATTCAAGCTTTTCAAGACAGAAATGTAGATGATAGAAAAATAACTCTAGAAGTTTATTCAAAAGATGATAAAAACTATTTAACAATCAGTGATAATGCTGGAGGGATAGATGAACAAGATTTAGAAAAAGTTTTTGACCCTTATTATACAACTAAATCAGAAGGTACAGGTATTGGGTTATATATGGTAAAACTTGTTGTAAAAAACTCTTTTGAGGGGAATTTAACTTTAGAAAATTCAAATGTTGGTGTTAAGTTTATTATGGAGTTTGATAAAATTCAAGAATAG
- a CDS encoding winged helix-turn-helix domain-containing protein, which yields MTMKSTTYQFVEDKSVLLIGKDNTVNNTVKKSLKNHILNIDTLADIPAYLNLSRYDLVIIDIEYYDNKDLVHTFSNDFYNTPIIFLTSDVNSVDFNALYNISVKNILQKDETLNNIFIYSYIILQKKDKLIFKNGYLYSLKDNRFYYQNREVALTKLELKLFEFLVKNINRIISYEEIREKVWDNNSCTIYSVRNVINKIREKSYYEIINNFSKQGYTINNDYIYI from the coding sequence ATGACAATGAAATCAACTACTTATCAATTTGTAGAAGATAAATCAGTTCTTCTGATAGGAAAAGATAACACTGTAAATAATACAGTAAAAAAGTCTTTAAAAAATCATATATTAAATATTGATACTTTAGCAGATATTCCAGCTTATCTTAATCTATCTAGATATGACTTAGTAATAATAGATATAGAATATTATGATAACAAAGATTTGGTTCACACTTTTTCTAATGACTTTTATAATACTCCAATTATCTTTTTAACCTCTGATGTAAATAGTGTAGATTTTAATGCACTATATAATATATCTGTAAAAAATATATTACAAAAAGATGAAACATTGAATAACATTTTTATCTACAGTTATATTATTCTTCAAAAAAAAGATAAATTGATATTTAAAAATGGTTATTTATACTCTTTAAAAGATAATAGATTCTATTATCAAAATAGAGAAGTCGCATTAACAAAACTTGAACTTAAACTATTTGAATTTTTAGTGAAAAATATCAATAGAATTATTAGTTATGAAGAGATAAGAGAAAAAGTGTGGGATAATAATTCTTGTACTATTTATAGTGTAAGAAACGTAATAAACAAAATTAGAGAGAAGTCATATTACGAAATAATTAATAATTTTTCAAAACAAGGTTATACAATAAATAATGATTATATCTATATTTAG
- a CDS encoding HD domain-containing phosphohydrolase, with protein MVNKGFLKRLNVLYVEDELEAANKLSKFLDRLFNIVFYSSNGKEALEVFSKKRIDLVISDLNMPIIDGLEMSEKIKEINPNIPIILTTARTETPCLIKAIELNIDSYLLKPIELDTLIDKIYTIADKIEANQSRKLLEQYKDAIDESSIVIKFDTEGKINFVNNQYEKITGYKFEEVKDRFFNFNTLNDTSSSTFSKLWEKLDNVEIWEGKIFGRTSEDKKYVFNSTTIPIVDNNKKILEYLCISNNITEEEGLSEVLKAELEESKDDLTSKSYLLNEYKRCLDISSILINFDKNFKITNLNSKFLELAKKSIESFKDKTLKDILKDEQLYAEIVEDLIESKSKHKVIKIDFNEDKKKYIDFTFSPVFNENKQVIEYLAVGHDVSEIIELQHEIEKTQKDLILTLGSVGESRSKETANHVTRVALFSYMLAKEYGLSEEEATLLKLASPMHDIGKIGIPDSILKKAGKLTSEEYEIMKTHTTIGFNMFKNSHRKILKSSSIVAHEHHEKWDGTGYPRGLKGEQIHIFGRITAVADVFDALSSTRCYKQGWSLDEIKNYMYKKSGIEFEPKLVELFFRNIDKVLKIKESLKD; from the coding sequence ATGGTAAATAAAGGTTTTTTGAAACGTTTAAATGTTCTATATGTTGAAGATGAATTGGAAGCAGCAAATAAACTTTCAAAGTTTTTAGATAGATTATTTAATATTGTATTTTATTCTTCTAATGGAAAAGAAGCATTAGAAGTATTTTCAAAGAAAAGAATTGATTTAGTTATTAGTGATTTAAATATGCCTATAATAGATGGTTTAGAGATGTCTGAGAAAATCAAAGAGATAAATCCAAACATACCAATAATCTTAACAACAGCAAGAACAGAAACACCTTGCTTAATAAAAGCAATAGAATTAAATATTGATAGTTACCTTTTAAAGCCAATAGAATTGGATACTTTAATTGATAAGATATATACTATAGCAGATAAAATTGAAGCAAATCAATCTAGAAAATTGCTAGAACAATATAAAGATGCGATAGATGAAAGCTCAATAGTAATAAAATTTGATACAGAAGGTAAAATAAATTTTGTAAATAATCAATATGAAAAAATTACTGGTTATAAATTTGAAGAGGTTAAAGATAGATTTTTTAATTTTAATACTTTAAATGATACCTCTTCTTCTACATTCTCTAAGCTTTGGGAAAAATTGGATAATGTTGAAATATGGGAAGGTAAAATATTTGGAAGAACATCTGAAGATAAAAAGTATGTTTTTAATTCAACAACTATACCAATAGTAGATAATAATAAAAAAATATTAGAGTACTTATGTATTTCAAATAATATTACAGAAGAAGAGGGGTTAAGTGAAGTCTTAAAAGCTGAACTTGAAGAATCAAAAGATGATTTAACAAGTAAAAGTTATCTTTTGAATGAATATAAAAGATGTTTAGATATCTCTTCTATATTAATCAATTTTGATAAGAATTTTAAGATAACTAATTTAAATAGTAAATTTTTAGAACTTGCTAAAAAATCAATTGAGAGTTTTAAAGATAAAACATTAAAAGATATATTAAAAGATGAGCAACTTTATGCTGAAATAGTAGAAGACTTAATAGAAAGTAAGAGTAAACATAAAGTAATAAAAATAGATTTTAATGAAGATAAAAAGAAATATATAGATTTCACTTTTTCACCAGTATTTAATGAAAATAAACAGGTTATTGAATATTTAGCTGTTGGACATGATGTAAGCGAGATTATTGAATTACAGCATGAAATAGAAAAAACACAAAAAGATTTGATTTTAACTTTAGGTTCAGTTGGTGAATCAAGAAGTAAAGAAACAGCAAACCATGTAACTCGTGTTGCTTTATTTTCTTATATGTTAGCAAAAGAGTATGGACTTAGTGAAGAGGAAGCAACTTTACTTAAGTTGGCCTCTCCTATGCATGATATTGGAAAAATTGGAATACCTGATTCTATATTAAAAAAAGCTGGTAAATTAACTTCTGAAGAGTATGAGATTATGAAAACTCATACAACTATAGGTTTTAATATGTTTAAAAATTCACATAGAAAGATTTTAAAAAGTTCTTCAATAGTAGCACATGAACATCATGAAAAGTGGGATGGAACAGGCTATCCTAGAGGATTAAAAGGTGAGCAGATACATATCTTTGGAAGAATAACCGCTGTTGCAGATGTTTTTGATGCTTTAAGTTCAACAAGATGTTATAAACAAGGTTGGTCTCTTGACGAGATTAAAAACTATATGTATAAGAAATCTGGAATTGAGTTTGAACCAAAATTAGTTGAACTATTTTTTAGAAATATAGATAAAGTTCTTAAAATAAAAGAGAGTTTAAAAGATTAA
- a CDS encoding response regulator transcription factor, with product MDKTIISKLSSFSVLYVEDEEGIRNNIYEILRHLFKKTFLAKNAKEAFNMYESNKPDLIITDIKMPNETGIDLIKRIRKRDSKVRVIITSAHTDLNYMLDATELHLVKYIIKPITEDKLDAAFEAFIKSYDDSKIFNLKEGWLFDASKSIIQNENTEFKLTKKENQFLKLLIKKNRIITYEEMENVIWNEDNIMTPNAMRLFIKNFRKKLPNDVLRNVQGTGYRLVL from the coding sequence ATGGATAAAACAATAATATCAAAACTTAGTAGCTTTTCTGTTCTGTATGTAGAAGATGAAGAGGGGATCAGAAATAATATTTATGAAATCTTAAGACACCTTTTTAAAAAAACATTTCTTGCTAAAAATGCAAAAGAAGCATTTAATATGTACGAATCCAATAAACCTGATTTAATCATTACAGATATAAAAATGCCAAATGAAACAGGGATCGATTTAATAAAAAGAATTAGAAAAAGAGATAGTAAAGTTAGAGTAATAATAACTTCAGCTCACACAGATTTAAACTATATGTTAGATGCAACCGAACTTCATCTTGTTAAATATATTATTAAACCTATTACAGAAGACAAACTTGATGCGGCATTTGAAGCATTTATTAAAAGTTATGATGATTCAAAAATCTTTAACCTAAAAGAGGGTTGGCTTTTTGATGCAAGTAAGTCTATTATACAAAATGAAAATACAGAATTTAAACTAACAAAAAAAGAGAATCAATTTTTAAAACTTCTAATTAAGAAAAATAGAATTATAACTTATGAAGAGATGGAAAATGTTATTTGGAATGAAGATAATATAATGACTCCAAATGCAATGAGACTTTTTATTAAAAACTTTAGAAAAAAACTACCAAATGATGTACTTAGAAATGTACAAGGAACAGGATACAGATTAGTTCTGTAA